One window of Cataglyphis hispanica isolate Lineage 1 chromosome 12, ULB_Chis1_1.0, whole genome shotgun sequence genomic DNA carries:
- the LOC126853285 gene encoding spermidine synthase, protein MDIMKLGWFSEVSDLWPGIALSLKVEEVLHSERSRFQEILVVKTKSHGRALMLDGAIQCTEKDEFSYHEMISYLPLCSHPKPRNVLIVGGGDGGAAREIAKHPDVERITLVDIDDRVIEVCKQYLPRLSLGLNNPKVTIVVGDGFEFLRNHCGEFDVIITDSSDPVGPAEHLFKQPYYELLKTALKPENGIIASQAGTVWESMQQVQSTFQHCKTVFPVATYAVTAVPTYPTGQIGFILGSLNSQTNFAEPMRIFNEEELDRMEIKYYNDKVHQAAFILPRFVEKSINCSKY, encoded by the exons ATGGATATTATGAAATTGGGTTGGTTCAGCGAAGTGAGCGATCTTTGGCCCGGCATTGCACTCTCGTTGAAGGTAGAAGAAGTTTTGCATTCCGAGCGTTCTCGATTTCAAGAAATCTTGGTAGTAAAAAC aaaatCACATGGGAGAGCTTTGATGCTCGACGGTGCGATACAATGTACAGAAAAAGACGAATTCTCCTATCATGAGATGATATCATACTTGCCGCTCTGCAGCCATCCTAAGCCTAGAAAC GTCTTAATAGTCGGAGGTGGCGATGGTGGAGCTGCTCGAGAAATCGCGAAACATCCGGACGTGGAGCGCATCACGCTAGTGGACATTGACGACAGAGTTATCGAGGTGTGTAAACAATATTTGCCTCGCTTGAGTCTGGGTCTTAACAATCCTAAAGTAACCATTGTTGTTGGCGACGGTTtcgaatttttgagaaatcaCTGTGGAGAATTCGATGTCATTATCACTGACAGCAGCGATCCCGTAG gTCCCGCTGAACATCTTTTTAAGCAACCGTATTATGAATTACTGAAGACAGCATTAAAACCTGAAAATGGAATTATTGCCAGCCAGGCAGGTACGGTATGGGAAAGCATGCAACAAGTACAGAGTACATTCCAGCATTGCAAAACCGTGTTTCCCGTCGCCACCTACGCAGTAACAGCTGTACCGACATACCCCACAGGTCAAATCGGTTTCATCCTTGGCAGCTTAAACAGC caAACCAATTTTGCAGAACCAATGAGGATATTCAATGAAGAAGAACTCGATcgaatggaaataaaatattataatgacaaAGTACATCAAGCTGCTTTCATCTTACCAAGATTCGTGGAGAAGAGTATCAATTGCTCAAAGTACTGa